The Streptomyces sp. A2-16 sequence CGGGGGTGAAGACCTGGAAGGCCTGGATGGTCTGCAGGACCAGGTTGAAGAAGAGCACCGGGGACAGCATGGGCACGGTCACGGACAGGAACTGCCGCCACCGGCCCGCCCCGTCCACCGCGGCCGCCTCGTACAGCTCGGCCGGGATCTGCTGGAGCCCGGCGAGGAAGATGACCATCGGCGCCCCGAACTGCCACACCGTCAGCAGCGCGACGGCCAGCAGCGCCCAGCCGGGCTTGTTGACCCAGCCGCCGGTGCCGAACAGGTTGTCCACGGTGCCGCCGTCGTTGAAGACGGCCCGCCAGACGAGGGCGATCGACATGGAGGCGCCGAGCAGCGAGGGGGCGTAGAACGCGGAACGGTAGAAGGCCTTGCCGCGCTTCATGGACTTCAGGGCGAGGGCCACGACCAGGGCGAGCGCCAGCTGCAGGGGCACGGCTATGACGACGTACGTCACCGTCGTGACGACCGAGCGCCAGTACCGCGGGTCCTCGGTGAACATCTGCGTGTAGTTGCGCAGTCCCACCCAGTGGGGCGGGTCGAAGAGGTTGTAGTCGGTGAAGGACAGGTACAGCGAGACGGCCATCGGCAGCAGGGTGAGGACGCTCGCTCCGAGGACCCACGGGGAGAGGAACACCCAGGCGGCGCCCTCGCGTTCACGCCGGGGACGGCGCTTCGGGGTGGCGGCGCCGGCCCCCTTCGTCGCCGTCGGGATCGCGGTGGTGGTCATGACCTCAGCTCCACCTTCGCCTCGGTGACGTAGTTCTCGGCGGCCTCGCGGGGCGACATGCGCTCGTAGGAGACCTGGTCGTAGTCGCGCTGGAAGGTGCTCTGGAGGGCGTTGTCACCGGAGGGCGGGGCCTGCGGCGGATCCTTCAACCTGCCTTCGAGGGAGGCCTGGTAGTCGGCGACCGTCCTGTCGAAGTCCTTGAGGAGCGGTGCGGTCTCCTTGCGGATGGTCTCGTTGACGGGGATGCCGCGGGTGGCGCCCAGGATCCTCGCCGCGTCGTCGTCGTTGAGGAGGAAGTCGACGAGCCGGGCGGCCTCCTCTGCGTGGCCCGTGTGGGCGGAGACGCCGAGGAACATCGAAGGCTTGAAGTACTGGCCGGGAGTGCCGTCAGGGCCGGACGGCATGGGCGCCAGGGCGATCCCGGTCGGGACGATGGCGAGGTAACCGCTCGACGGGGCGTCCCAGTTGGTGTCGGAGACGGCCTTGCCGCGGCCCAGCGGGGTGTTCTCCACGGAGCCGTCGAGCTGGGTGGTCTGCTCGGCCGGGGAGACGACGCCCTCGCGCCTCAACTCGTCGGTGAACGTCCACCACTTGGTGAGGTCGGCGGCGGTGAAGCCCAGGCCGCCGCTCTTGGTGTAGAGGGCCTTGCCCCGGCCGCGCAGCCAGACCTCGAAGGCGTCCTCGCTCTGCCCGGGGTCGGTGGCACCGGGCTTGCCGGTCCTCTTCTTCAACTCCCGCACGGAGTCGGCCCATCGGGACCAGGTCCAGCCCGCGCGAGGGAGCGGCACCCCGGAGCCCCGCCAGGCCTTGACGTCGTAGACGACGGTCTCGGTACCCCGGCCCTGCGGGATCGCGTACTGGCCGCCGTCCACGCGGCCGGTGGCGAGCAGCCCGGGGTCGATCTCGGAGGTGCGCAGGACGGCCTTCTGCTTCGCCAGGTCGAGCAGGACGCCACCGGAGGCGTACTGGTCGATCTGGCGGTAGTCGAGCTGCATCACGTCGGGTGCGTCGCCGCCCGAGGCCTGGACGGCGAGCTTCTGCTTGTAGGCGTCGTATCCCGAGAACGACGTCTGCACGGATATGTTCGGGTGCTGTTTCTCGAACAGGGCGACGGCCTGCTCGGTGCGCTCCGCACGGTCGGGGTTGCCCCACCACGTGTAGCGGAGCACGACCTTGCCGCCGCCGACCGATTCCCCGGATCCCCCGCAACCGGCCGCCAGCGCGCAGAGCGCTAGTGCGACGGCCGAAGCGCAGAACCCCTTTGTCCTGTGTCCGGGCATGCCGAGGTCACCTCATCCCTTCCTCGGACTTTCTACGGCCCCCCTCGGAACTCCCCCCGGGACGAACCGTGTTACTCGCCGCGGTACGGCAGTGTCGTCCCCGGAAGGTTGTACTCGTCGCGTCTGCCGCACATCCCGAAGCCGCCGAGGCGGGTCGGGGCGGCCTCGTGCGCCGTCGCCTCCTTGAGATACGCCGGCTCTCCGGTGGCGAGGGCGTCGAGCTGGGTGCCGGTGCGCTCGGCGGTGGCCAGTGCTCCGGCCCGCCACAGTTCGCGCCAGTGCGGCACCTTGTCCCGCACCAGGCGGGCGGCGGCGCGCTGGAACTCCAGGTACGGAACGTTGTCGCCGTCGGTCAGGGCTTCGCGCAGCGCGAGGTAGCCCTCGACGGCGAGGTCCCTGCGGCGTCGGGCGGCGGTGGCCGTCTCCGGTCCCGTGCCGGACGGGAGCCGGGCCGCCGCCGCGTACCGCTCGGGGTCGGCGAGCACCTCCGGCGGGAAGGTGAAGACGGCGTCCCCGGCCTCGGGCAGGCCGCTGTTCTGCATCAGCACCGTGATGCGCAGGTCACCGCCCTGGACCATGCGGTGCACGGTGCCCGGCGTGAACCAGGCGATCGAGCCGGGCTCCAGGGGGATCTCGCGGTAGCCGTCGGGGCTCAGGGTCTGGACGGCACCCCGGCCGCCGGTGACGACGTAGGCCTCGGTGCACACCAGGTGCAGATGCGGGCTGCCGCCGCAGACGCCGTCGGCGGCCTCCCAGTCGTAGGCGCTCAGGTGCGAGAGGCCGACGGCGCCGGGCAGCGGGTGCGGCAGCAGCGGCTGGACCGGGTCCGGCTCGACCTGCCCGGGTCCGCCGCTCACCACGGCAGCCCCTTCAGGTGCTCACCCACCCGTTCGGAATCCCAGGCGCCGTCGGCGACCACCAGCCGGTAGCGGTACTCGAAGGACTCCCCCGGCGGCAGCTCGAACTCCTCGAAGAACGCCCAGGAGAACGCGACCGTCGGGAAGGGCTCGGAGCGCACGAACCAGTGCGACTCGTGGATCGCGGACCGCGCGTCGAGGTTCTCGGGGGCGTGCGCGAAGACGAGTGTGGAGTGGGCGTCCACGTCGTCGTGCTCGGTGGTGAAGGCGAGCCAGGGGCTCTGGCTGCCCATCAGTTTGTCCGCGTCGCCGTCGGTGTCCGGGGCGAAGACCGCGCCGCCGGTGAAGTCACGGGGGCCGCGCCACTGGAGTCCGGTGTAGCCGGCCATCTCACGGCCCGCGGTGGTGGGGGAACCGAAGGCGAGGGGCTCGTCGCGGGTGTTGGTGAGGCGGATCGACCAGTCCAGGGCCCAGGAGCCGGCTTCCTCGTCGACCGAGTGGACGGTGATGCCGCGGACCTCGCGCGCCCATTCGGTGCCGCCGTTCTCCACCCAGGTGAGCTCCTCGGTGAAGGTGAGGCGGTCGTCCTCGACCGTCAGCTGCGGGAAGCCGTCGTGCCGCATCGAGCCGACGCGCTCGGGCAGGGGCAGATACCCCTGCCCGTGGACGTAGCAGTTGCCGCCCCAGAAGTTCTGCCCCGACAGATGACTCGCCGTCATCTGCAGGCCCTTGTGCCAGCGGTGGTCGTTGGGCCGGTAGCCGGTCACCGTGCGGCCGCCGAGGGTGCGCACCGGGTGGGCGTAGGGCTTCTTGGCCTCGAAGGCGTCGGGGTCGGGGCGGTAGACGTAGCGGAGGATCTCCGTGCCGTTCGCCGCCTCGACGGCGATGTGCTCGCCGTGGACGTGGCTGACGCGGATGCTCATGCGCGCTCCTTGGGGGCCCAGTGGGGGTGGTCGCCGTGCATGGCCGGGTAGAACGGGTCGCCGGGGGCGATGTCGCCCGCGTGCACGGGCCGGCCCGTGAACGCCGACTTGTAGAGCGCGGCGGCGAACTCGAGGGTGGCACGCGCGTCCGCACCGCTGCCGGGCGGCCTGACACCGTTGTCGTACGCGTCGAGGAGCGCGCCGAGCTGGGCCGCGTGGGAGCTGGGCACGTCGGTGGCGGGGCTGCGCCAGGCGTCGGCGCGGTCGGCGGCCACGTGGGGGGCGGGGGTGTAGGTCCAGTCGACGTTGCGATGGCCGTAGAGGTGGGTGAGTTCGACGGTCGCGTCGGCGCAGTCGATGCGGATGCGGCTCACCTCGTCGGGTGAGAGCACGCTGTTGACGACGGTGGCGAGGGCGCCGTTCTCGAACCGGACGAGGGCCGTGGAGACGTCCTCGCTCTCGGTGTCGTGGACCAGCCGGGCCGCCATGGCGCGGATCTCCGCCCAGGGGCCGAGCAGGTGCAGGAGGAGGTCGTACTGGTGGATGCCGTGGCCCATGGTCGGCCCGCCGCCCTCACTGGCCCAGGTCCCGCGCCAGGGTACGGCGTAGTAGGCGGCGTCCCGGTACCAGGTGGTCTGGCAGTGCGCGACCCGGGGAGCGCCGAGCTCGCCGCTCGTGAGGAGTTCGCGCGCGTGGACGGCGCCGGAGCCGTAGCGGTGCTGGAAGACGACGCTTGCGTAGGCACCGGAGGCCTCCTCGGCCGCCGCGATGTCGTCGTACTCGGCGAGGGACAGCGTCAGCGGCTTCTCGCACAGCACCCAGGCACCGGCCTTGAGGGCGGCCACCGTCTGCTCCCGGTGCAGCGACGGCGGGGTGCCGATGAGCACCAGATCGGGGCGTACGGCGTCCAGCATCGCGTCGACCGAGGTGTACCCGGCGACCTCACCGCCCGCGAGTTCCCGGAAGGCGTCGAGTCTGCCCTGGTCCACGTCGACGGCGGCCACCAGTTCCGTGCGCTCGGCGTGGGCCCTGAGCGCGGACAGATGGCTGCCGCTGACGATGGCGCCGGTGCCGACCACGGCTACGCGGCGGCGGGCTGGACGGGGCATACGGTCCTCCTCGGGCGTCCGGCAGGGGGACGCTGACGTGCGGGGAAAGCGCTTGCTCCCCGGGGAAGACCCTAGATCCCCGGGGATTGTCCTAACAAGACCCCGGGCGGTGATATCGGTGACCACGCCACGCACACCGTTCGTCCACCTGGCCGACTCGGGCGATTCCGGCGCCCTCGCCCCGCACCCGCCGTCCGCGCGCGAGGCCGGCGGGCGCCCCCGCTCAGAGCACGGCGAGCAGGTCGTCGAGCGGGGCGGGCACACGGTCGGGGTCGAGGGCCTCGACGAGGACGCGGCCGTAGTGGATCTTGCGCCCCTTCTTCGTGCCGAGGAAGCGGCGCAGCTGCTGCTCGGCGGTGCGATCCCGCTGGGCGGGCTGGGACAGGAAGGTCTGCAGGGGCCGCAGGTCTCCCTCCTCGCGCACGAGCTCCCGCACCCGTGTCACACCGAGCGCGCGGATGAGCTCGTCCTCCAGGTCCGCAGCGCAGACGAAGTAGCCGTCCGGTGCCGCGCCGGCCCGCTCCCAGCCGCGGGCGTAGAAGGGGCGTTCCCGCTCGTCGCAGAGTCCCGTCAGGCGCAGGCCGAGGCCCGAGGGGCCGAGAAGTCCGGCGAAGCGGCCCACGCTCATCGCCCCGCCCATCGCGAGGACGCAGAGCCCCTCGGCGGCCAGGTCCCGGCCCCGGCTCGCGGCCAGCGCCTCCACCGCCGCCACGTCGCTCGGCCCTTCGAGCAGGACGACGGTCCGGACGGACAGCTCTGCGGCCAGTGCGCGTGCGGGCTCGCCCGGGCCACCGGCCGCCCACGCCGTGACCGCGTCCCGGAACTCCCCCATGTCAGCCATGGCACGAGTCTGTGCCCTCACCGGCCCCGGCACCAGGCAATTTCCGCCCGCCGTACGCATCGGACCGTGTCCTGGTGCGTCACCCGGATCTCGGGCCGGCCGCGCGGAACCTGCGCTGCTTCACGAGCCGCACCTGCGTTCCTTGGACGGTCGCCGTGACCGAGTCCCTGAACCCCCATGTCGGCCCTGGCACGACTCGGTGTCCTTCCCCGCCGCGCACCCCGAACTCACCGGACCGTCTCCTGGTGCGTCACGCGGATCTTGGACTGGCCGTGCGGGAGTTCCTCCCAGTCGTCCATGAAGCGGGCGCGCAGGCCGTGCTTCTCGGCCAGGGCCACGAGGGTTCCGACGCGGTAGTAGAAGTCCTCCCGGAGCACGTGGTGTTCCTCGCCCTCGGTGCGGTCGAAGGTGAAGTCGAACCAGCCGCCCGGGGCGAGCACCCGGCCGACGTGGGCCAGGCACTCCTCGATCACCGGCAGCGGCGAGTGCGAGAAGACGCTGTGCGCGTGGACGACGTCGAAGTGGGCGTCCGGCAGGAAGTGCAAGGTCAGGTCGCGGACCGGGGTCAGGGTCGGCAGCCGCTTCTGGAGGTCCATCGCCACCAGGGTGTCCTGCGCGGCGAAGAGGATGTCCGGCGAGATGTCGATCCCGTAGTAGTGGCCCGGCTCCAGATGGCGGATGAAGCGCCATCCGCCGCGCAGGTTGCCGCAGCCGATCTCCAGCATGCGGTGCCCGGGACGCAGACCGTGGCCGAGCAGGTAGTCGAACTGCATCGCCCCGAGCGCCAGCCAGCGCTCCCGGTTGCGGCTGCCGACGGCCGCGTCCGGGTCGGCGCGGGTGTCGGAGCGCATCACGGCTCGGTAGTAGGAGATGTGGTCCGGGTGCCGGTGGCGCAGCCACAGGTCGCGGGCGGCGCGGGCCACGTGCCGGGGCACGCGGTCGGGGTGGCGCAGTGCGTAGCCGACGCGGTGGCCGAGGGCGGCACGGTTCGCGGTGAGGTTCCTGGCGGGCATCCTGGGCCTTTCGGAGGGGGTCGGTGTGCTGCCAAGCCTCGGTGCGGCGACCGGGTGTCCCGATCGGCCGGCAGGCTCTCGCCCGGGGGAGGTTCGGGCGAGGGCCATGTCAGCCGATCGGTTGATGCGGTGCCGCGTCCGGCACGCTAGACACGGAGCATGGACCACACCGATCCGGACGAGCGCTGGCTGGGCGCGGTCGTGCACGGCGCGTTCTTCCTGCTCCTCGCCTCGTCGTTCGCCCGCTTCCTGAGCCGCGACCAGGGCGGGGCGCGCACCGGCTGGGTGGTGGCGCTGTTCGCCTTCTTCTGTCTGCTGTACGTCCTCGGACACCTGCTGGCGCCGCCGCCGCGCCCGGGGCTGCCGCCCACCCGGCGTCATCTGGTGTGGCTGGGCTCGGCCACCGCCGTCTGGGTCGTCCTGCTCGTGCTCGCGCCGAGCGCCACCTGGTGCGTGATGCCCCTGCTCTTCGCGGGACTGCACGCACTGCCGCCGAGGATCGCGGTGCCGGCGGCTGCCGTGCTCACCGCGCTGGTCGTGCTCTCGGAGATACGGGTGGCCGACGGACCGCTCAACCCGAACATGGTCGTGGCCCCGCCGGCCGTCGCCGCGGTCGCCACCGCCGTACTCGTCCATCTGCAACGGCAGGGCGCCCGGCAGCGGGTGCTGATCGAGGACCTGGTGCGCACCCGGCACGAACTGGCCGCCACCGAGCGGCGGGCCGGGGTGCTGGCGGAGCGGCAGCGGCTGTCCGCGGAGATCCACGACACCCTCGCGCAGGGCCTGTCCAGCCAGCGGATGCTGCTCCAGGCCGCCGAGCGGGTGTGGGGGGCCGATCAGGGCGCGGCGCGGGAACATGTCCGGGCGGCGGCGGAGATCACCTCGCGCAGCCTCGCCGAGGCCCGGCGTTTCGTGCACGACCTGGCGCCCGCCGACCTCGCGGAGCGGTCCCTCGCCGAGGCCCTCGGCGAGCTCGCCCGGCGGGAGAGCGGTCCGGGGCTGGCCGTGGAGTTCCGGCTGGACGGGGAGCCGGGGCCGCTGCCGGAGCGGGTCGCGGCGGCGCTGCTGCGCATCGCCCAGGGCGCCCTGGCCAACGTGCGGGAGCACGCGGCGGCGACCCGGGCCGCGCTCACGCTGACATGGCTGGACGACCAGGTCTCGCTGGACGTCGCCGACAACGGGCGGGGATTCGAGGGGGCCGGGACCCCGGGGGCCGAGGGGTCGACGCGGGGGCACGGCCTGCCCGCCATGCGGATCCGGGCCCGCCAGGCCGGCGGCGCGCTCACCGTGGAGTCCACGCCGGGAGAGGGCACCGTGGTGTCGGCCGCCGTTCCGCTCGTCGTCAAGGAGCCCGCCCTGTGAGTACGGTGCCGTCGGCCTCCCCCGTCCGGCTGCTGCTCTGCGACGACCATGCCGTCGTCCGCGCCGGGCTGCGGGCCCTGCTCTCCAGCGCGGACGGCATCGACGTGGTCGGGGAGGCCGCGACCGGTGAGGAGGCGCTCGCCATGGCGGCCCACCTCGACCCCGACGTCGTCCTGATGGATCTGCAACTCGACGGGGGCATGGACGGGGTGACGGCCACCCGGCGGCTGACCGGCCGAGGCGACGGGGGCCCGCGCGTGCTGGTGCTCACCATGTTCGACACCGACGCCGACATCACCCGCGCCATCGAGGCGGGCGCCACCGGTTATCTCCTCAAGGCGGAACAGCCGGAGGAGTTGTTCTCGGCCATCCGTGACGCGGCGTCGGGCCGCGGGACGCTGTCCGCCCCGGTGGCCGACCGGCTGCTGACCCGGCTGCGCAGCCCGCGCCCCGCCCTGTCCGCCCGCGAGCACGAGATCCTCGCCCAACTCGCCCGTGGCCTCGGCAATCGGGAGATCGCCCGGGCCCTGTTCATCAGCGAGGCGACGGTCAAGACCCATCTGGGAAGGATCTACGGCAAGTTGGGCGTCGAGACCCGGGCGGGCGCGGTCGCCGTCGCCAAGGAACGGCGGCTGTTGCCGTGACCGGCTGCGGGAACCGGGGACGGGATCCGAGGCCGGGAACCGAGGGCGTCCGATCCGCACTCTTCCGTTACGGCAGACACCCTTGACAGCATGCGTACTGTTTGGCGACGTTTGATCCTTGCCGACACTTCGATCGGCGGGACGCGGACGCCGCGTCGTGGGGGGAATTGGGGGGAACGATCGCCCATGCGATCCAAGAGCAGTGACACGGACATAACGATCCACAGACCCGAAGAGCTCGCCGCCTCGCTCCGCACGGCCTGGCACCGGGCGATGGACGAGTCGCCCGACTACGCCAACCCGTTCCTGGCGCCGGAGTTCGCGGCCGGGATCGGCAGACACCGCGCCGGCGCCGCCCGGGTGGCGGTCCTGCACCAGCGCGGCGAGGCCGTGGGCTTCCTCCCGTACGAACGCGGTCCCTTCGGCGTCGGCCGGGCCATCGGCCTCGGACTGTCCGACTGCCAGGGCCTCGTGCACCGCCCCGGCGTCACCTGGGACACCCGGGCGCTGCTGAAGGCCTGCCGGCTCTCGGTGTTCGAGTTCGACCACCTCGTCGAGGAGCAGAAGCCCTTCGCCCCGTACGTCACGGGGACGTTCCCCTCCCCGGTGATCGATCTGAAGGTCGGCAGCGACAGTTACCCGGAGTGGCTGCGCGGGGCGTACCCGGGGCTGGCCAAGACGACCCTCAAGAAGGAGCGCCGGCTCACGCGTGACCTGGGGGAGATGCGGTTCGTGTTCGACGAGCGCGACCCGGGGCCGCTGCGCACGCTGATGCAGTGGAAGTCCGCCCAGTACCGCAGGACGGGCCGGATGGACCGGTTCGCGCGGCCCTGGATCGTGCAGCTGGTGGAGGACCTCTTCCAGATCCGCGAGGAGCACTTCACCGGCCTCCTGTCGGTGCTGTACGCCGGTGACCGGCCGGTGGCAGCCCACTTCGGGCCGACCTCCCGCACGGTCTTCGCCCCGTGGTTCACCGCGTACGACCCCGAACTGCGCTACTACTCCCCCGGCCTGATCATGCATCTGCGGATGGCCGAGGCGGCGGGCCGGCGCGGGGCGCGGCTGATGGACATGGGGCGCGGCGACAAGGAGTGGAAGGACTGGCTCAAGACCCGTGAGCTGCGTGTGGCGGAAGGATTCGCCACCCGCCCCCATCCGGTCGCCACGGCGCACCGCCTGTGGCGCCGGCCGGTGCGGGGGCTGCGCAACACGGTCAACGCCCACCCGGCTCTGCGCGAGCCCGCCGACCGCCTCCTGAAGACCGTCGGCACGCTGCGCACCTCCAGTCACCGCTCGGACTCCGACAGCGCGGGACCGCTGGCGAGCTGACGAGCCCGCCGACCCGTTTCCACAGGGGGCGCGCCCGTGCGCCCTTGTCCCTGGCCGTTTTCCGGCCCGTCGACACAAGGGGTGCCGATGCCGTACGGCTCGCGGCTGGCCGCGACGATGACCCGGCGACTTGGACGCGAGTGCGTCTACACGCCCTCGGCCCGACTGGCCCTGTACCTGGCGCTCAGGCGCTGGTGCCGGCCGGGCGCGCGGGTGCTCATGTCACCGGTGAACGACGACGTGATCCTGTTCGTGGTCCTCGCGGCCGGTCTGCGCCCCGTGCAGGCGCCCGTGTCCGTGTGGGACGGCAACATCGACCCGGCCGCGGTGCCGGAGTCCACCTGGCGGAACGTGGACGCGGTCCTGACCACCAATCTGTACGGCGTGCCCGACCGGGTTCTCGAACTGCAGCGGCGTTGCGCACAGTTGGGCATCCCGTTGTTCGAGGACGCGGCGCACGCGATCGGCAGCCATGTGGACGGGCAGCCGGTGGGGACCTTCGGCAAGGCGGCGGCGTTCAGCCTGTCCAAGCATGTGGCGGGGATGGCGGGCGGCTTCCTCGCCGTCGAGGACGCGCGCACCCGCCGCGAGCTGGAGCTGCTGCGGGACGATCTGCTGACCCCCGGCCGGCTGCGCGAGGACCTGACCACGACCCTGCGTCCGCTGGCCCGGTCCGCCGTCCGCTCGCTCCACCTGGTCCGCCCGGTGTGGCGGACGATGGAGCGCCTCGGGCTGATGGAGCGCGACGCGTTCCGGATGGCCCTGCACGCGCCGCGGCTCGCCGCCTCGGGCCGCGAGGCGCCGAGCCTGACCGCGTACGAGCGGTGGGTCCGCGTCGATCTGCACGGCTACCGCTCCCGGCACGGCTCGCTGGTCTGCGGCCAGCTGGCGCTGCGGCTGGCCCGGCTCGACGAGGACCTCACCCGGCGCCGGGCCGGGGTCGCCCTGCTGGCGGGCACACCGTGGGCCTCACCGGCCCTGCGCGACCGTACGGCGCACGACGGTCCCCTCCCCCTCTTCCGGGTGCCGCTCCTCGTCGAGGACCGCGATGCCCTGGTTCAGCGGCTGGTGCGGCACGACGTGGTCTGCGGCTACATCTACGACCCCCCGCTGGACGACTACGCGGGCGCGGAGTTCGTCGAGCCCTCCCCCGACCCGGCCCCCGCCCGCTGGTTCGCCGCGCACACGCTCCCCGCCGATCCGCTCCTGGCCCGCCGGATCGTGGCCGCGTTCACCAAGGAACGCGTGGCCGACGCGCACCCCTCGCTGCTGCGGCCGGTCCCGGACGCCACACCGCCCCGGCTGCTGGGGCAGTGAGCTCCGCCACCCCGACGATCGATCAAAACATCAGGGGGTTAGCATATGAGCGCCGCCTAGCTCGAAAGAGAATTCTGTGACTGTCAAGGACGACTCGTTCACCGACTGGAAGAACCGCGAGGAGATCGCGGAATCGATGATCCCGATGATCGGGAGGCTGCACCGGGAGCGCGACGTAACGATTCTTCTGCACAGCCGTTCCCTCGTGAACAAGTCGGTGGTCAGCATCCTGAAGACCCACCGGTTCGCCCGGCAGATCGCCGGTGAGGAGCTCTCCGTCACCGACACCCTGCCCTTCGTCCAGGCCCTCACCACGCTGGACCTCGGCCCCGCGCAGATCGACATCGGCCGGCTGGCCGAGATCTACAAGACCGACGACCGCGGTCTGTCGGTGGCCGAGTTCACCGCGGAGGCCGTGGCCGGAGCGACGGGCGGCAACAAGATCGACCGCCGTGAGCCGCGGGACGTCGTCCTCTACGGCTTCGGCCGCATCGGCCGCCTGGTGGCCCGGCTGCTGATCGAGAAGGCGGGCTCCGGCAACGGACTGCGGCTGCGCGCGATCGTCGTCCGGGGCGGCGGCGGGCGGGCCTCCGAGGATCTCGTCAAGCGGGCCTCGCTGCTGCGCCGGGACTCCATCCACGGCCAGTTCCAGGGCACGATCACCGTCGACGAGGCCGAGGGCGCGATCGTCGCCAACGGCAACACCATCAAGGTGATCTACGCGAACGACCCCTCCGAGGTCGACTACACGGCGTACGGCATCAAGAACGCCATCCTCATCGACAACACCGGCAAGTGGCGCGACCGCGAGGGCCTCTCGCAGCACCTGCGCCCCGGCATCGACAAGGTCGTGCTGACCGCGCCGGGCAAGGGCGACGTCCCCAACATCGTGCACGGCGTCAACCACGACACCATCAAGCCGGACGAGCAGATCCTGTCCTGCGCGTCCTGCACCACGAACGCGATCGTGCCGCCCCTGAAGGCGATGGCCGACGAGTACGGCGTGCTGCGCGGCCACGTGGAGACGGTCCACTCCTTCACCAACGACCAGAACCTGCTGGACAACTACCACAAGGCCGACCGCCGGGGCCGCTCCGCGCCGCTCAACATGGTGATCACGGAGACGGGCGCCGCCTCCGCCGTCGCCAAGGCGCTGCCCGACCTCAAGGCCCCCATCACCGGCAGCTCGATCCGGGTGCCGGTGCCGGACGTCTCCATCGCGATCCTGAGCCTGCGCCTGGGCCGTGAGACCACCCGCGAGGAGGTCCTGGAGTACCTGCGTGACGTCTCCCTGACCTCCCCGCTCAAGCGCCAGATCGACTTCACGACGGCTCCGGACGCGGTCTCCATGGACTTCGTCGGCTCCCGCCACGCCTCGATCATCGACGCAGGCGCCACCAAGGTCGACGGCGACAACGCGATCCTCTACCTCTGGTACGACAACGAGTTCGGCTACTCGTGCCAGGTGGTGCGGGTCGTGCAGCACGTGACCGGGGTGGAGTACCCGACGTACCCGGCGGCGGTCTGATCCCGCGCCCGGCCTGATCCCGCCGCCCGGCCACGGCCGGGCCGGCCGGTCAGGGCCGGCGTTCCCGGTACAGGTCGCGCAGCAGGGCGATCTCGGCGCCGTGGTGCAGGACTTCCTGGTTGACCCACCACACGACGTCCAGGAACGGTTCCTCCGGGTCGCTGCCGTGCGGATAGGTGCAGTGGCCGACGGTGTCGAGGTCGGTGTCGTCGGTGTTCCGCAGGGCCGTGCGCCAGGCCTGTGCGGACGCGTCGAAGGCGGCGATCGCGTCGGCGGCGGTGCCGCTGACGCGGTAGTCGTCGCGGGTGAGGGCGTGGGTGCCCGCCGTGTGGTCGGCGCGCAGGAGCAGCATCTCGCTGAGGTGGCTCAGGCGCCACGCGAGGGTCGTGAACGGCGGCGGGACGGGGTGCGGGTGGGGCGCCGCGTCCCGGCCCCAGTCGCCGGTGCCGGCCAGGAACGTGGCCCGCGCGCCCGGCCCCTCCGAACGCCGCCGCACCGACCAGCAGTCCGGCACCGGCTCCCACAGGTACTCGTCGTCGGTCATCGGGCCGACCGGGGTCCGCGAGCCGTCGCCGCTGTCCATGACCGGCCCGGCGAGGCGACCGGCCAGGCGCTCGCAGGACCAGTCGAACTGGTCGAGCAGCGGCGTGATTCGAGGTCCTGCGGTCATCGGTGCTCCCCTGGGTCGTCCGACCCGCCAGGCTGGCACGGCGAGACCGGGTCTCGCTTCTCCTTTTCCCGGGGCCTAGTGGCCCCGGAACGCCTCCTCCAGCCACCACGCCCCGCGGTCGCGCACCACCTTCGCGTCGATCAGCAGGGGCGCCGACCGCGGCCCGGCGACCCAGTCCTCGACGGCCTTGAGATCCGTCCGGGTCCGCACGGTCACCGCCTCGAAGCCGTAGCCGCGGGCCACGGCCGCGATGTCGGTCGGCGGGAACTCGACCGTGTCGAGCGGGTGTCCGTCGGGACCGAAGTGGTGCACCTCCGCGCCGTAGGCGTCGTCGTTGTACACGACGACCACCATGGGCA is a genomic window containing:
- a CDS encoding sensor histidine kinase is translated as MDHTDPDERWLGAVVHGAFFLLLASSFARFLSRDQGGARTGWVVALFAFFCLLYVLGHLLAPPPRPGLPPTRRHLVWLGSATAVWVVLLVLAPSATWCVMPLLFAGLHALPPRIAVPAAAVLTALVVLSEIRVADGPLNPNMVVAPPAVAAVATAVLVHLQRQGARQRVLIEDLVRTRHELAATERRAGVLAERQRLSAEIHDTLAQGLSSQRMLLQAAERVWGADQGAAREHVRAAAEITSRSLAEARRFVHDLAPADLAERSLAEALGELARRESGPGLAVEFRLDGEPGPLPERVAAALLRIAQGALANVREHAAATRAALTLTWLDDQVSLDVADNGRGFEGAGTPGAEGSTRGHGLPAMRIRARQAGGALTVESTPGEGTVVSAAVPLVVKEPAL
- a CDS encoding DegT/DnrJ/EryC1/StrS family aminotransferase, with the protein product MPYGSRLAATMTRRLGRECVYTPSARLALYLALRRWCRPGARVLMSPVNDDVILFVVLAAGLRPVQAPVSVWDGNIDPAAVPESTWRNVDAVLTTNLYGVPDRVLELQRRCAQLGIPLFEDAAHAIGSHVDGQPVGTFGKAAAFSLSKHVAGMAGGFLAVEDARTRRELELLRDDLLTPGRLREDLTTTLRPLARSAVRSLHLVRPVWRTMERLGLMERDAFRMALHAPRLAASGREAPSLTAYERWVRVDLHGYRSRHGSLVCGQLALRLARLDEDLTRRRAGVALLAGTPWASPALRDRTAHDGPLPLFRVPLLVEDRDALVQRLVRHDVVCGYIYDPPLDDYAGAEFVEPSPDPAPARWFAAHTLPADPLLARRIVAAFTKERVADAHPSLLRPVPDATPPRLLGQ
- a CDS encoding response regulator transcription factor, whose amino-acid sequence is MSTVPSASPVRLLLCDDHAVVRAGLRALLSSADGIDVVGEAATGEEALAMAAHLDPDVVLMDLQLDGGMDGVTATRRLTGRGDGGPRVLVLTMFDTDADITRAIEAGATGYLLKAEQPEELFSAIRDAASGRGTLSAPVADRLLTRLRSPRPALSAREHEILAQLARGLGNREIARALFISEATVKTHLGRIYGKLGVETRAGAVAVAKERRLLP
- a CDS encoding class I SAM-dependent methyltransferase, whose translation is MPARNLTANRAALGHRVGYALRHPDRVPRHVARAARDLWLRHRHPDHISYYRAVMRSDTRADPDAAVGSRNRERWLALGAMQFDYLLGHGLRPGHRMLEIGCGNLRGGWRFIRHLEPGHYYGIDISPDILFAAQDTLVAMDLQKRLPTLTPVRDLTLHFLPDAHFDVVHAHSVFSHSPLPVIEECLAHVGRVLAPGGWFDFTFDRTEGEEHHVLREDFYYRVGTLVALAEKHGLRARFMDDWEELPHGQSKIRVTHQETVR
- a CDS encoding GNAT family N-acetyltransferase codes for the protein MRSKSSDTDITIHRPEELAASLRTAWHRAMDESPDYANPFLAPEFAAGIGRHRAGAARVAVLHQRGEAVGFLPYERGPFGVGRAIGLGLSDCQGLVHRPGVTWDTRALLKACRLSVFEFDHLVEEQKPFAPYVTGTFPSPVIDLKVGSDSYPEWLRGAYPGLAKTTLKKERRLTRDLGEMRFVFDERDPGPLRTLMQWKSAQYRRTGRMDRFARPWIVQLVEDLFQIREEHFTGLLSVLYAGDRPVAAHFGPTSRTVFAPWFTAYDPELRYYSPGLIMHLRMAEAAGRRGARLMDMGRGDKEWKDWLKTRELRVAEGFATRPHPVATAHRLWRRPVRGLRNTVNAHPALREPADRLLKTVGTLRTSSHRSDSDSAGPLAS